In the genome of Kitasatospora cathayae, one region contains:
- a CDS encoding PadR family transcriptional regulator yields the protein MALRHAVLAALLDGETNGYELAKTFNLGVANFWYAQPQQLYAELTRLEKDGLISGREVVQDNRPNKRVFRVTDAGLAELDGFAAAAAKPSFVRDDLLVKVQAADHVDPAVLIAQLEERAGFAQAKLDLFDRLLLTMRGDRTEDEFLREGDRIGPYLTCLRGHAFERGNLDWCRRTITILRDRQAARTRG from the coding sequence ATGGCACTACGGCACGCCGTACTGGCCGCCCTGCTCGACGGCGAGACCAACGGCTACGAGCTGGCCAAGACCTTCAACCTGGGCGTGGCCAACTTCTGGTACGCCCAGCCGCAACAGCTGTACGCCGAGCTGACCCGGCTGGAGAAGGACGGGCTGATCAGCGGGCGGGAGGTCGTCCAGGACAACCGCCCCAACAAGCGGGTCTTCCGCGTCACGGACGCGGGCCTCGCCGAACTCGACGGCTTCGCCGCGGCCGCCGCGAAACCGTCCTTCGTCCGGGACGACCTGCTGGTCAAGGTCCAGGCCGCCGACCACGTCGACCCGGCGGTGCTGATCGCCCAGCTCGAGGAGCGGGCCGGCTTCGCCCAGGCCAAGCTCGACCTGTTCGACCGGCTGCTGCTCACCATGCGCGGCGACCGCACGGAGGACGAGTTCCTGCGCGAGGGCGACCGCATCGGCCCCTACCTGACCTGCCTGCGCGGCCACGCCTTCGAAAGGGGCAACCTCGACTGGTGCCGCAGGACGATCACCATCCTGCGCGATCGGCAGGCGGCCCGTACCCGGGGATGA
- a CDS encoding SpoIIE family protein phosphatase: MSPSRPGGGAAEAMAGRAVDVRGIEALARILRSVPERLGAHMGGVYLLSDDRQVLELALTLGAARQFTRPWRHIGLTAPIPVAEAVRSGRVVWVGGGDDMARRYPRVAVAMPYAFCLGAVPLVARRTTYGALVVLWPAAHPPVLSALERDRLGALAARLTEVAAEAAGAGRPIRAGPRPAVAEERVADPLAAAASRLPEGLCGIDLDGRLAAVTPAAAELLGEPAERLLGERPWVVLPWLRDPVYDYHYRAAVMSGQSTSFVALRPPDRWLSFQLFPDASGLTARIATADAAATAEFLADPALDPTRHHLHSGLSAERAVHARPGAFYHILHLASALTEAISVQDVVRMVSEQIVPAFGGQAVAVLMAEGGRLRTVGHRGYPPGQVDQFDGTPLTEPTPGVQAATNAVPAFFETRTELERLYPNRPETQDGMAAWAYLPLVTSRRLIGTCVLAFAEPHRFDVDERAVLTALGGLIAQALDRARLYDTKLGLAQGLQESLLPHVLPAVPGLEVSARYLPCTEGMDVGGDFYDLMRVGPDCVGIVIGDVQGHNVNAAALMGQVRTAVRAFAAADADPSTVLARTNRLLADLDTALLATCTYLCVDLAGRTATIATAGHPAPLIYRPDGRAALMEPPTGLVLNVDPTAEYPQLRVGLPIGTTLALYTDGLIDTPGADLDQALGDLTATLARHGAHPLDRLADALTGRAGHADHRTDDIALLLVRSVPR, from the coding sequence ATGTCGCCGTCGAGGCCCGGGGGAGGGGCCGCCGAGGCGATGGCAGGGCGCGCGGTGGACGTGCGCGGCATCGAGGCGCTGGCACGGATCCTGCGGTCGGTGCCGGAGCGGCTCGGCGCGCACATGGGCGGCGTCTACCTCCTGTCGGACGACCGGCAGGTGCTCGAGCTGGCCCTGACGCTGGGGGCCGCCCGGCAGTTCACCAGGCCGTGGCGGCACATCGGCCTGACCGCGCCGATCCCGGTGGCCGAAGCCGTGCGCAGCGGCCGGGTCGTCTGGGTGGGCGGCGGGGATGACATGGCACGCCGGTACCCGAGGGTCGCCGTCGCCATGCCGTACGCGTTCTGCCTCGGGGCCGTTCCGCTCGTCGCGCGCCGGACGACGTACGGCGCGCTCGTCGTCCTCTGGCCCGCCGCGCACCCCCCCGTACTGTCGGCCCTCGAACGCGACCGGCTCGGTGCGCTGGCGGCACGCCTGACCGAGGTGGCGGCGGAGGCGGCCGGGGCGGGCCGTCCGATCCGGGCCGGACCACGTCCTGCGGTGGCGGAGGAACGTGTCGCCGACCCCCTCGCGGCGGCGGCCTCGCGGCTGCCGGAGGGCCTCTGCGGCATCGACCTGGACGGCCGGTTGGCCGCGGTCACGCCCGCCGCCGCGGAACTGCTCGGCGAACCGGCGGAACGACTGCTCGGCGAGCGGCCGTGGGTGGTACTGCCCTGGTTGCGGGACCCGGTGTACGACTACCACTATCGGGCGGCGGTGATGAGCGGGCAGTCCACTTCCTTCGTCGCGCTCCGGCCGCCGGACCGGTGGCTGTCGTTCCAGCTCTTCCCGGACGCCTCCGGACTCACCGCGCGGATCGCCACCGCTGACGCGGCCGCCACCGCCGAATTCCTCGCCGATCCCGCCCTCGACCCCACCCGGCACCACCTGCACTCCGGACTCTCGGCCGAGCGGGCGGTGCACGCGCGACCCGGAGCGTTCTACCACATCCTCCACCTCGCGAGTGCGCTGACCGAGGCCATCAGCGTGCAGGACGTGGTGCGCATGGTGTCCGAACAGATCGTGCCGGCCTTCGGTGGCCAGGCCGTCGCCGTCCTGATGGCCGAGGGAGGCCGGCTGCGCACCGTCGGTCACCGTGGCTACCCACCCGGCCAGGTCGACCAGTTCGACGGCACCCCGCTGACGGAGCCCACCCCCGGTGTCCAGGCGGCGACCAACGCCGTGCCGGCGTTCTTCGAGACCCGGACGGAGCTGGAAAGGCTGTACCCGAACCGCCCCGAGACCCAGGACGGGATGGCCGCGTGGGCCTACCTGCCGCTGGTCACCTCGCGAAGGCTGATCGGCACCTGCGTGCTGGCCTTCGCCGAGCCGCACCGGTTCGACGTGGACGAGCGCGCCGTCCTCACCGCGCTCGGCGGTCTGATCGCCCAGGCCCTGGACCGCGCCCGGCTGTACGACACCAAACTCGGCCTCGCCCAAGGCCTCCAGGAGAGCCTGCTGCCCCACGTCCTGCCGGCCGTCCCGGGCCTGGAGGTCAGCGCCCGCTACCTGCCGTGCACCGAGGGCATGGACGTCGGTGGCGACTTCTACGACCTCATGCGGGTCGGGCCCGACTGCGTGGGCATCGTCATCGGCGACGTCCAGGGCCACAACGTCAACGCCGCCGCGCTGATGGGCCAGGTGCGCACCGCCGTCCGCGCCTTCGCCGCCGCCGACGCCGATCCGAGCACCGTGCTGGCCCGGACCAACCGCCTGCTGGCCGACCTGGACACGGCCCTGCTGGCCACCTGCACCTACCTGTGCGTCGACCTCGCCGGCCGCACTGCCACGATCGCCACCGCCGGCCACCCCGCACCCCTGATCTACCGCCCGGACGGCCGGGCGGCGCTCATGGAGCCGCCCACCGGCCTGGTCCTGAACGTCGACCCCACCGCCGAGTACCCGCAGCTCCGCGTCGGTCTGCCGATCGGCACCACCCTGGCCCTGTACACCGACGGCCTCATCGACACCCCCGGAGCCGACCTCGACCAGGCCCTGGGCGACCTCACGGCCACCCTCGCCCGCCACGGAGCCCACCCCCTCGACCGGCTGGCGGACGCACTCACCGGCCGCGCCGGACACGCGGACCACCGCACCGACGACATCGCACTCCTGCTGGTCCGCTCGGTCCCGCGCTGA
- a CDS encoding nuclear transport factor 2 family protein: MTTADRFRAAVEARDLGALDDLFSDDVRFYSPVKFTPFEGKPMVLGLFRVLLRTFRDFRYLGDHTGTAQTSAGGTDAPSAVLLFRATAGGKQIHGIDLLHFAADGRIKEFTVMVRPQSAVHALGEAVHAGLVADGLVPAPAEH; encoded by the coding sequence ATGACCACCGCCGACCGCTTCCGTGCCGCCGTCGAGGCCCGTGACCTCGGCGCGCTGGACGACCTGTTCAGCGACGACGTCCGCTTCTACAGCCCCGTGAAGTTCACCCCCTTCGAGGGCAAGCCGATGGTGCTGGGCCTGTTCCGGGTCCTGCTGAGGACCTTCCGGGACTTCCGGTACCTCGGCGACCACACCGGCACCGCGCAGACCAGCGCCGGCGGCACCGACGCTCCCTCGGCCGTCCTGCTGTTCCGAGCCACGGCTGGCGGAAAGCAGATCCACGGAATCGACCTGCTGCACTTCGCCGCCGACGGCCGGATCAAGGAGTTCACGGTCATGGTCCGCCCGCAGTCCGCCGTCCACGCCCTCGGCGAGGCGGTCCACGCCGGGCTCGTCGCCGACGGACTCGTCCCGGCACCCGCCGAGCACTGA
- a CDS encoding ricin-type beta-trefoil lectin domain protein, with amino-acid sequence MAVTAAALLGSMLAPVPFAAASGPDYSRTWQPPNTPLPKTASVKGKDVTPVPVTKPAHPVPPTWQPPSAKHPYPQGHAGVRLGSAPSANAGSAAGSAAGDESAATGLPVALAPLAGSPVAGQSVDVDVADSRSTSAAGIAGMVVKLSQPGKAEAGKVRLSIDAAGVDGLFGANWASRAHLVLLPDCAVVAPKIAGCLKQTPLESHFDPATKKIVADVALPGNDGEPHTSIQSLSATTAATSTTVGVVSGTSSGAGTYSATSLNPSQAWTAGGSSGAFTYGYPVQTPPALGGSAPVVSLGYDSSSVDGKTSSTNSQASWIGDGWDYQPGFVERSYQSCSNDGITGSSDECWAGANLTLSMAGHSGQLVPDDASCTSGAPAAMEQSACTWRLKGDDGTKVQFLTGATNGTWNGSYVKLTDTGGTAFYFGLAHLPDANGNPTTLGADSGSAWTVPVFSPNSGDPCYDSTKGKASWCQTAWRWNLDFVVDPHGNLTTYTYTPETNDYALGGGQNNGTGTNRGYTRAGVPATIGYGQLLSDQLGANGSYNPAAKILFTVGERCVTSTTACDPSQRTLANAANWPDVPLDQQCDGTSTCTNYGPSFWTTKWLTGVSTQVRVKGAYQTVDSYALNHQFVNVQNATENTQVPWLASVQRTGQDGQASGGAVTLPPVSFTAQLLANRVDGSNLVPAPPAYNRPRIQLITTETGSTIGVNYASAACSRTSNVMPSSADSDTLSCYNVKWYPPGSAVGAAPVDDWFLRYPVTSVTVNPGTPGSVPQTTAYTYGKAAWHRNDSPLTRDVTRTWDQFRGYASVTTVAGSGTDGPKSQKSTTFYQGMDGDLLANGSTRSVTVAGPMSAAVTDSDWLSGATLESDTYNQAGGTVVGYAVHTSSGPVTTATHAQGSLPALTARYSATTAVRTSKALKADNTWQTTSTTTGTDSAHGNRVVTSLASADGLPDVCTRTNYAAGSDPQVLALPSEEITVNGASACTATPTAANTTSWTRTAYDGLGFGQLGTAHNPTSGVVLDHFDASGNPQFTTTVNTGFDGYGRTTSTTDPNATDSAHTNGATITTAFTAGQAGELPTSTTVTTPAPAGASDASTGRTTTTTLDSARALPTAVTDPNSRTVHEAYDQLGRVTSVWLPGQPTTSNANKTFAYSLPGVVNGNAVPPTVTTSTLKQNGTSYLVSVQIMDGLGRPVQTQSTPAISAYSGRVITDTVYDSQGRVTRANAGWYNNDTAPNTTPYQTTTNQVPNQTYNVYDGLGRPVTSQFIAFGVVQSTTSTAYPGADRIDVTPPAGATPTSTVTDARGQKAQLWQYRTATATGVQTDADVTSYTYTADGHPATQKDAAGNTWNRSYDLRGREVSATGPDTGTTGKAYDTAGRLASVTDARNQTITYTYDLLGRKTGSYAGSVSPANQLTGFTYDTVLPGQPATSTRYTGGASGNAYTTSIDAYDTTYHPTQTTTTIPGSEVGSATAFKYVYNATYDPITGALTSDNRAAVGDIAAEEVDYTYDVNGPLLTFGAFGGASYDVGSAWDAYGRNTRSTVNPWGTQIVVTNTYDESTGRPLSQFVDKQTASTGAVQQVTYAYNTAGQLTAVRNIPDNTPSSTDLQCFGYDYLNRLNTAWSDTGTLTQAAQPTVGGIGSCTNSTPTSGAQSPAKTTVGGPAAYWQSYGYDLTGNRTQLVQHDPSGDTTKDATTTQTFPAAGTTNTGSGGPHSLTTSTTVVNGNTTVYAHDTYDAAGNTAGLYTYANGSTTLGWTAEDRLDTLNPAVQITGVGGKCLYLQNSSSASGTPAAIAGCTSTPAEKFNTTGNVLKVYGKCLTAMGTTAGSAIQLQSCDGTASQTWTSRSDGTLLNAAASRCLAVPGDVTADGTLLALADCGTTVPAGQHWNVGDQHTGYVYDADGNQLVRHDPGKTTITLGGDELVYNTTTKSTTGVRYYQIPGGITLVRQGGIATYQINDPHGTGALALDGTTLNESRRPTDPFGNPRGTQPTTWAGDHGFVGGTKDDATGLTNLGAREYQPSTGRFLNPDPLMNTADPQQWNGYAYSDNDPLNLSDPSGLMVNDPVTGLGFGTVGQLDDWHSKHPTELQEKIDDEAASLAPKPSGNGITKAMNKWLGSQQQCPHYDPLAAWAQKQQAFQDRYKNATFGIVPEPDKTDNGLDAQTLINIWIHNGFGYHRTVAFRGVDQMTKHLAADDYIAGIRDQLAGSTEVGKKAPINHKDEAPLGIPPLGALMDASGTLTNGALGTSNYADAFIGSYWGEATVSSVDRKTGLMQIKFHVVNISDWRSATHLIGRRPLESDWGHGWPGTRFDQTYDWTEQWPISQ; translated from the coding sequence GTGGCGGTCACCGCCGCGGCCCTGCTCGGTTCGATGCTCGCGCCGGTGCCGTTCGCCGCGGCCTCCGGCCCGGACTACTCGCGGACCTGGCAGCCGCCGAACACGCCGCTGCCGAAGACGGCGTCGGTGAAGGGCAAGGACGTCACCCCGGTTCCGGTGACCAAGCCGGCGCACCCGGTGCCGCCGACCTGGCAGCCGCCGTCCGCGAAGCACCCGTACCCGCAGGGGCACGCCGGCGTCCGGCTGGGCAGCGCGCCCTCGGCGAACGCGGGCTCCGCTGCCGGGTCCGCGGCCGGTGACGAGAGCGCGGCGACCGGGCTCCCGGTCGCGCTCGCCCCGCTCGCCGGGTCACCGGTGGCCGGACAGAGCGTCGACGTCGACGTCGCGGACAGCCGGAGCACGTCGGCCGCGGGCATCGCCGGAATGGTGGTGAAGCTGTCGCAGCCGGGCAAGGCCGAGGCCGGCAAGGTCCGCCTGTCGATCGACGCGGCCGGGGTCGACGGGCTCTTCGGCGCGAACTGGGCCTCGCGCGCGCACCTGGTCCTGCTGCCCGACTGTGCGGTGGTCGCTCCCAAGATCGCGGGCTGCCTGAAGCAGACCCCGCTGGAGTCGCACTTCGACCCGGCGACGAAGAAGATCGTCGCCGATGTCGCGCTGCCCGGCAACGACGGCGAACCGCACACCAGCATCCAGTCGCTGAGCGCCACGACCGCCGCCACCTCGACCACCGTGGGCGTGGTCTCCGGCACCTCCAGCGGCGCCGGCACGTACTCCGCGACCTCGCTCAACCCGTCGCAGGCGTGGACGGCCGGCGGCTCGTCGGGGGCGTTCACCTACGGCTACCCGGTGCAGACCCCGCCGGCGCTGGGCGGGTCGGCGCCGGTGGTCTCGCTCGGCTACGACTCGTCGTCGGTGGACGGCAAGACCTCCTCGACGAACTCCCAGGCCTCCTGGATCGGCGACGGCTGGGACTACCAGCCCGGCTTCGTCGAGCGCTCCTACCAGTCGTGCTCGAACGACGGGATCACGGGCTCCTCGGACGAGTGCTGGGCGGGTGCGAACCTCACCCTCTCGATGGCCGGCCACTCCGGCCAGCTCGTCCCGGACGACGCCTCCTGCACCTCCGGTGCGCCGGCCGCGATGGAGCAGTCGGCCTGCACCTGGCGGCTGAAGGGCGATGACGGCACGAAGGTGCAGTTCCTGACCGGCGCCACCAACGGCACCTGGAACGGCTCCTACGTCAAGCTCACCGACACCGGCGGCACGGCGTTCTACTTCGGTCTCGCCCACCTGCCGGACGCGAACGGCAACCCGACCACGCTCGGTGCCGACAGCGGCTCGGCGTGGACCGTCCCGGTGTTCTCCCCGAACTCCGGCGACCCGTGCTACGACAGCACCAAGGGCAAGGCGTCCTGGTGCCAGACGGCCTGGCGGTGGAACCTCGACTTCGTCGTCGACCCGCACGGCAACCTGACCACCTACACCTACACCCCCGAGACGAACGACTACGCCCTGGGCGGCGGCCAGAACAACGGCACCGGGACCAACCGCGGCTACACCCGCGCGGGCGTGCCGGCCACGATCGGCTACGGCCAGCTGCTCTCCGACCAGTTGGGCGCGAACGGCTCGTACAACCCGGCCGCGAAGATCCTCTTCACGGTGGGCGAGCGCTGCGTCACCTCGACGACGGCCTGCGACCCCTCGCAACGGACCCTCGCGAACGCCGCCAACTGGCCCGACGTCCCGCTGGACCAGCAGTGCGACGGGACCAGCACCTGCACCAACTACGGGCCGTCGTTCTGGACCACCAAGTGGCTGACCGGCGTCAGCACCCAGGTCCGGGTCAAGGGCGCCTACCAGACGGTGGACTCGTACGCACTGAACCACCAGTTCGTCAACGTCCAGAACGCCACCGAGAACACCCAGGTCCCGTGGCTCGCCTCGGTCCAGCGGACCGGCCAGGACGGCCAGGCCTCCGGTGGTGCGGTCACCCTGCCGCCGGTGTCGTTCACCGCGCAGCTCCTGGCCAACCGCGTCGACGGCTCCAACCTGGTCCCGGCCCCGCCGGCGTACAACCGGCCGCGCATCCAGCTGATCACCACCGAGACCGGCTCGACCATCGGCGTCAACTACGCCTCCGCCGCGTGCTCGCGCACCAGCAACGTGATGCCGTCCAGCGCGGACAGCGACACGCTGTCCTGCTACAACGTGAAGTGGTACCCGCCGGGTTCGGCCGTCGGCGCCGCGCCGGTCGACGACTGGTTCCTGCGCTACCCGGTCACCAGCGTCACGGTGAACCCGGGCACCCCGGGCTCGGTCCCGCAGACCACCGCCTACACCTACGGCAAGGCGGCCTGGCACCGCAACGACTCCCCGCTCACCCGGGACGTCACCCGCACCTGGGACCAGTTCCGCGGCTACGCCAGCGTCACCACCGTCGCCGGCAGCGGCACCGACGGGCCCAAGTCGCAGAAGTCCACGACCTTCTACCAGGGCATGGACGGCGACCTGCTCGCCAACGGCAGCACCCGCAGCGTCACCGTCGCGGGGCCGATGAGCGCGGCGGTGACGGACTCCGACTGGCTCTCGGGCGCGACCCTGGAATCGGACACCTACAACCAGGCCGGCGGGACTGTCGTCGGCTACGCGGTGCACACCTCCAGCGGCCCGGTCACCACCGCCACCCACGCCCAGGGCAGCCTGCCCGCGCTCACCGCCCGCTACTCGGCCACCACGGCGGTCAGGACCTCGAAGGCGCTGAAGGCCGACAACACCTGGCAGACCACCAGCACGACCACCGGCACCGACTCGGCGCACGGCAACCGCGTCGTCACCTCGCTGGCCAGCGCGGACGGCCTGCCGGACGTGTGCACCCGCACCAACTACGCCGCGGGATCCGACCCGCAGGTCCTGGCCCTGCCGTCCGAGGAGATCACGGTCAACGGCGCGAGTGCGTGCACCGCCACGCCGACCGCCGCCAACACGACCTCCTGGACCCGCACCGCCTATGACGGCCTCGGGTTCGGACAGCTCGGCACCGCCCACAACCCCACCTCCGGCGTGGTGCTCGACCACTTCGACGCCAGCGGCAACCCCCAGTTCACCACCACGGTGAACACCGGGTTCGACGGATACGGACGCACCACCAGCACCACCGACCCCAACGCGACGGACAGCGCCCACACCAACGGCGCCACCATCACGACCGCCTTCACCGCGGGCCAGGCGGGTGAGCTGCCGACCAGCACGACCGTCACCACCCCGGCCCCGGCCGGCGCCAGCGACGCGAGCACGGGCCGGACCACGACCACGACCCTGGACAGCGCCCGCGCGCTGCCGACCGCGGTCACCGACCCCAACAGCCGCACGGTGCACGAGGCCTACGACCAGCTCGGCCGGGTCACGAGCGTCTGGCTGCCGGGCCAGCCCACCACGTCCAACGCGAACAAGACCTTCGCCTACTCGCTTCCGGGCGTCGTCAACGGCAACGCGGTGCCTCCGACGGTCACCACGTCCACGCTCAAGCAGAACGGGACCAGCTACCTCGTCAGCGTCCAGATCATGGACGGCCTGGGCCGACCGGTCCAAACGCAGTCCACACCGGCGATCTCGGCCTACAGCGGCCGGGTGATCACCGACACGGTGTACGACTCGCAGGGCCGGGTGACCCGCGCGAACGCCGGCTGGTACAACAACGACACCGCGCCGAACACGACGCCGTACCAGACGACCACGAACCAGGTCCCGAACCAGACCTACAACGTCTACGACGGCCTCGGCCGCCCGGTGACCAGCCAGTTCATCGCCTTCGGCGTGGTGCAGAGCACGACCAGCACCGCGTACCCGGGTGCGGACCGCATCGACGTGACGCCGCCCGCCGGCGCCACGCCGACGTCCACCGTCACCGACGCCCGCGGCCAGAAGGCTCAGCTGTGGCAGTACCGGACGGCCACCGCCACCGGTGTCCAGACGGACGCGGACGTGACCTCCTACACCTACACGGCGGACGGCCACCCGGCCACGCAGAAGGACGCCGCCGGGAACACCTGGAACCGCAGCTACGACCTGCGCGGCCGCGAGGTCTCCGCGACCGGCCCGGACACCGGCACCACCGGCAAGGCGTACGACACGGCAGGCCGCCTGGCCTCCGTCACCGACGCCCGCAACCAGACCATCACCTACACCTACGACCTGCTCGGGCGAAAGACCGGCTCCTACGCGGGGTCGGTGAGCCCGGCCAACCAGCTGACCGGCTTCACCTACGACACCGTCCTGCCCGGCCAGCCGGCCACCTCCACCCGGTACACGGGCGGAGCCTCCGGCAACGCCTACACCACCTCCATCGACGCCTACGACACCACCTACCACCCCACCCAGACCACCACCACGATCCCCGGGTCCGAGGTCGGCTCCGCCACCGCGTTCAAGTACGTCTACAACGCCACCTACGACCCCATCACCGGCGCGCTCACCTCCGACAACCGCGCGGCGGTCGGGGACATCGCCGCCGAGGAGGTCGACTACACGTACGACGTCAACGGCCCGCTGCTCACCTTCGGCGCCTTCGGCGGTGCCTCGTACGACGTCGGCTCGGCCTGGGACGCCTACGGGCGCAACACCCGGTCCACGGTGAACCCGTGGGGCACCCAGATCGTCGTCACCAACACCTACGACGAATCCACCGGCCGCCCGCTCTCGCAGTTCGTGGACAAGCAGACCGCCAGCACCGGCGCCGTCCAGCAGGTCACCTACGCGTACAACACGGCGGGGCAGCTGACGGCCGTCCGCAACATCCCGGACAACACCCCGTCGTCCACCGATCTGCAGTGCTTCGGCTACGACTACCTCAACCGGCTGAACACGGCCTGGTCGGACACCGGCACGCTCACCCAGGCCGCCCAGCCCACGGTCGGCGGCATCGGCTCCTGCACCAACAGCACACCCACCAGCGGCGCCCAGTCGCCCGCCAAGACGACCGTCGGAGGACCGGCCGCCTACTGGCAGAGCTACGGCTACGATCTGACCGGCAACCGGACCCAGCTCGTCCAGCACGACCCGTCCGGCGACACCACCAAGGACGCGACCACGACCCAGACCTTCCCGGCCGCGGGCACCACCAACACCGGCAGCGGCGGACCCCACTCCCTGACCACCAGCACCACCGTGGTCAACGGCAACACCACCGTGTACGCCCACGACACCTACGACGCCGCGGGCAACACCGCGGGCCTCTACACCTATGCGAACGGCTCGACCACCCTCGGCTGGACGGCCGAGGACAGGCTCGACACCCTCAACCCGGCCGTCCAGATCACCGGCGTCGGCGGCAAGTGCCTCTACCTGCAGAACAGCAGCAGCGCCTCCGGCACCCCGGCGGCGATCGCCGGCTGCACCAGCACGCCCGCCGAGAAGTTCAACACCACGGGCAACGTCCTCAAGGTCTACGGCAAGTGCCTGACCGCCATGGGCACCACGGCGGGATCCGCGATCCAGCTCCAGTCCTGTGACGGGACCGCTTCGCAGACCTGGACGAGCCGTTCCGACGGCACCCTGCTCAACGCCGCCGCGAGCCGCTGCCTCGCCGTCCCCGGTGACGTCACGGCCGACGGCACCCTGCTGGCCCTCGCCGACTGCGGCACCACCGTCCCGGCCGGCCAGCACTGGAACGTCGGCGACCAGCACACCGGTTACGTCTACGACGCGGACGGCAACCAGCTCGTCCGCCACGACCCCGGCAAGACCACCATCACCCTCGGTGGCGACGAACTGGTCTACAACACCACGACCAAGTCCACCACCGGCGTCCGCTACTACCAGATCCCCGGCGGCATCACCCTGGTCCGCCAGGGCGGCATCGCCACCTACCAGATCAACGACCCGCACGGCACCGGCGCACTCGCCCTCGACGGCACCACGCTGAACGAGAGCCGCCGCCCGACCGACCCGTTCGGCAACCCCCGCGGCACCCAGCCCACCACCTGGGCCGGCGACCACGGTTTCGTCGGCGGCACCAAGGACGACGCCACCGGCCTCACCAACCTCGGCGCCCGCGAGTACCAGCCCAGCACCGGCCGGTTCCTCAACCCGGACCCCCTGATGAACACCGCTGATCCCCAGCAGTGGAACGGGTACGCCTACAGCGACAACGACCCATTGAACCTCAGTGACCCGAGCGGCCTTATGGTCAACGACCCCGTCACGGGCCTCGGCTTCGGCACGGTCGGCCAGCTGGACGACTGGCACTCGAAGCACCCGACGGAGCTGCAGGAGAAGATCGACGACGAAGCCGCGTCGCTCGCTCCCAAGCCGTCAGGCAACGGGATAACCAAGGCGATGAACAAGTGGCTCGGCAGCCAGCAGCAATGCCCGCATTACGACCCGCTGGCCGCATGGGCGCAGAAGCAGCAGGCGTTCCAGGACCGGTACAAGAACGCCACCTTCGGCATAGTTCCCGAGCCGGACAAGACCGACAACGGGTTGGACGCCCAGACCTTGATCAATATCTGGATCCACAACGGGTTCGGCTACCACAGAACGGTGGCGTTCCGAGGTGTCGACCAGATGACGAAACACCTCGCCGCCGATGACTACATCGCCGGCATACGCGACCAGTTGGCAGGGAGCACCGAAGTCGGCAAGAAGGCTCCGATCAATCACAAGGACGAGGCTCCCCTCGGGATTCCCCCGCTGGGGGCACTCATGGATGCCAGCGGAACACTGACCAACGGCGCCCTCGGAACGAGTAACTACGCCGACGCATTCATCGGTTCGTACTGGGGCGAGGCCACCGTCTCAAGCGTGGACCGGAAAACCGGGCTGATGCAGATCAAGTTCCACGTGGTCAACATCTCGGATTGGCGTTCCGCAACACACCTCATCGGTCGGCGCCCCCTGGAATCCGACTGGGGGCACGGCTGGCCCGGCACCAGGTTCGACCAGACCTACGACTGGACCGAGCAGTGGCCCATTTCGCAGTGA